ACGGGTTCCCAAACGTATGTAAGTTGCTCCCTCTTCAATAGCATATTGGAAATCTTGGCTTGTTCCCATCGATAATTCACACAAATGATGCCCGGCCGACCCACCAAAAACTTCAGAGCTCCACTGATCTCGCAATTGACGAAGCCGAGCAAACCCTCTCCGAGTTTCCTCCGGCAACCTACCAGGCGCCGGAAGCGCCATCAAACCACAAATTCTGATCCCATCAATCTTTTGGAGGGCCTCCAGAAAAACTCTGCCCTCTCGAAAGTCTATTCCTGATTTATTCGGCGCGTCATCGATATTAATCTCAACCAGAATCCTCTGCACTCGATTTTGAGTTGTTGCCCTTTGTCCGATCAATTGGGCTATATTAACGCGATCCACAGAGTGAATAAGATCTATTTTTCCAACCAAATCCCTTACCTTGTTGCTCTGAATGTGGCCAACAAAGTGCCACTCCAGACGAGTGTCACCGAGCAAGGATACCTTTTTTAAATATTCTTGAGCATAATTTTCGCCCACAATTTCAAGACCTGCGGCAACAGCCTCCTGAATTCTTTCAATACTTTGTCCCTTTGCCACCCCAACTATTCTGACGGAGTCTTGTGTCCTTCCCGACCTTGCCAGGGCATTTGCCATCTCAGCCTGTATCTCAAGCCAATTCTCACGCACGGATTTTCCAACCATTTCGCACCTCCATTTTATTAAAGAGCTCGATGGGAAACCCAACCACATTGGAAAAAGAGCCCTCCAACTTGCTCACAAAGGCGCCGGCCGCGCCCTGAATGCCGTATCCTCCCGCCTTGTCAAATGGCTCCCCGCTGGCGATATATGTGACGATTTCGTCCCTAGCCAGTGTCCGAAACCAAACTCGACTTTCATCTGAAACCAAAGTCTCTTTCTTTCCGTCTACATCGTGCACACAGATACCTGTGATAACGCTATGCATATTTCCAGATAATCTGCTGAGAAAGTCCGCGGCTTCGGCCGAGTTTTTTGGTTTCCCCAGAACTTCGCCCTTCAACACAACGACAGTGTCCGCAGAAAGAATCAAAAAACCTTGTCCTTTCATTGGTTTAGTCTGAGCTATGTAGGCCTGGCCTTTCTCCCTCGCTAGAGACTCAGCGACTGACCGAGGCATCAGGTTTTTGTTAATTGTTTTCGATAGTTTAACAGCATCCACGCGAAACCGATAACCTGCCGAAGTGAGGAGATCATGACGGTGCGGCGACTGAGAAACGAGGATAAGTTGGTGCATGGAAATTTTAGATCATAAAAGGATCATAGATGTTAAGCTTTGATTTCTTAATCCTGTTGAGCGGACTGGGTTTAGCAGCTCTGGCCATTTATTTGTTCGCCACAGCAGTCTTTACAAATAACACCGATTCTGATGCTCTCGCCTGGGCCTCAGGCGATGAGCCTCGCAAATCTAAATCCCCACTCGTTAATATCTCGCGCCCTCTGGTTCATAATTTCACCCTTCAGCATGCCACGCGGATTAAAAATGAGAAATACCGCAAAAAAGTTGAAAAATTGATTCTTACCTCTGGCCTGTCTCAAGAACTCAATGTGGATGAATTCATTGGACTGCAAATTCTTTGGGGAGTGATGGTGCCTATCTTTCTCATTATCCTCAACTTTGCCCTCCAGCTTGGTTATCCGTATTGGCTCTGCGCCATTATCGGAGTCACCGGACTGCAGTTTCCTCACCTCTACTGCGGGTCCATGAAGAAATTTTGTTATATTTTTGTTGTTGTTGATTTGCCATTTTTCATTGACCTTCTTGCACTCTCGACCGAAGCAGGTCTTGATTTCATTAATTCCATTCAACGAATTGTAGAAAAGGCAGAAAACAGCGTTCTCGCCGACGAATTCTCAATTGTGCTTAAAGATATCAAACTAGGCAGCTCAAGATCTGATGCTCTTAAAGCTTTCGCACAGCGCCTGGACATTCCAGAAATCACAAGCTTCGTTGCAATGATCAGAGATGCTGACTACACTGGCGCTCCAATCGCGTCGGTGTTGAAAGATCAAAGCGCCCAGATGCGCCTCGAGCGCTTTATTCGAGCCGAAAAAGCTGGATCAAAAGCCTCTCAGGCCATGCTCATTCCAATGATGGTATTCATCTTACCCGCGGTTTTTATCATGGTCTTCGCACCTGTGGTTCTTCAATTTTTTTATGGAGCGAAATAGTGGCTTACCTACTAAACACCTCGAAAAATAAAAGAGT
This region of Bdellovibrionales bacterium genomic DNA includes:
- the maf gene encoding septum formation protein Maf, yielding MHQLILVSQSPHRHDLLTSAGYRFRVDAVKLSKTINKNLMPRSVAESLAREKGQAYIAQTKPMKGQGFLILSADTVVVLKGEVLGKPKNSAEAADFLSRLSGNMHSVITGICVHDVDGKKETLVSDESRVWFRTLARDEIVTYIASGEPFDKAGGYGIQGAAGAFVSKLEGSFSNVVGFPIELFNKMEVRNGWKIRA
- a CDS encoding type II secretion system F family protein, yielding MLSFDFLILLSGLGLAALAIYLFATAVFTNNTDSDALAWASGDEPRKSKSPLVNISRPLVHNFTLQHATRIKNEKYRKKVEKLILTSGLSQELNVDEFIGLQILWGVMVPIFLIILNFALQLGYPYWLCAIIGVTGLQFPHLYCGSMKKFCYIFVVVDLPFFIDLLALSTEAGLDFINSIQRIVEKAENSVLADEFSIVLKDIKLGSSRSDALKAFAQRLDIPEITSFVAMIRDADYTGAPIASVLKDQSAQMRLERFIRAEKAGSKASQAMLIPMMVFILPAVFIMVFAPVVLQFFYGAK
- a CDS encoding YggS family pyridoxal phosphate-dependent enzyme encodes the protein MVGKSVRENWLEIQAEMANALARSGRTQDSVRIVGVAKGQSIERIQEAVAAGLEIVGENYAQEYLKKVSLLGDTRLEWHFVGHIQSNKVRDLVGKIDLIHSVDRVNIAQLIGQRATTQNRVQRILVEINIDDAPNKSGIDFREGRVFLEALQKIDGIRICGLMALPAPGRLPEETRRGFARLRQLRDQWSSEVFGGSAGHHLCELSMGTSQDFQYAIEEGATYIRLGTRLFGERQG